The Halalkalicoccus sp. NIPERK01 region GGAGGTGAAAGGCCCCCTCGAAGACGATGATCGCGACGCTGAGGCCGACGATCGTCGACAGCGAGCCCCCGAAGGCGCTTTGAGTGACGATCCCGAGGACCTTCGGCCCGAGGACGATCCCCGAGAGGATCAGGAACAGCACGCTCGGCACCCGATACCGGTCGGCGAGCACCTGCGAGAGCACCCCGAACGCGACGATGGAGGCGACGATCAACAGCAGGTTGGGATCGACGCCCACCGGGAGGAGTTGCGGCGGGATCGCATCGCTCATCACGGTGGCGTACCCGGCGATGCCGCCACGGTGGGGTCGACGGTTCTCGCGGTTCCGGTCATACGCGAGGACCTATGGAACCCGCCCGGATAAAGCGCTCCCCTGGTCACTCCGCGTAGATCGCCTCGACCTCGTCGGCGAACCGTTCGAGGATGGTGCGGCGTTTCTTCTTCATCGTCGGGGTGAGCATGCCGTTGTCCTCGGTGAACTCCTCGGGCACCAGCCGGAACTGCTTGATGCGCTCGTGGGGCTCGAAGCCCTCGTTCGCGCGCTCGACCTCCCGCTCGATCCGCCTCCGCACCCGGTCGTCCCGGCAGATCTCGCGCTCGGAGTCGGGGAGGGAGATCCCCTCGATCGCGGCCCACTCGCGGACGCCCTCGGCGCTCGGGACGATCAGCGCCGAGACGAACTTCCGGCCGTCGCCCATCACGAGACACTGCTCGACGAGTTCGCTCGCGGCGAAGGCGTCCTCTAGCGGCCCGGGCGCGACGTTCTTGCCCGTCGAGAGGACGATGATCTGTTTCGCCCGCTCGCGAAAGACGACGTAGCCGTCCGGGCGGATCTCGACGATGTCGCCCGTGCGGAACCACCTCCCGGAGGACGAGCCCTCCGACTCCCCGCTCGCTTCGCTCGTGGGGGCGTCGGTAAAGGATTCGGCGGTGGCCGCCTCGTTCTTCCAGTACCCTCGGGTGACGTTCGGCCCGCGCACGAGGAGTTCGCCCACCTCGCCGTCGGCCTCCCGGCGCTGGCGCTCGCCGACGACCGACTCGTCGACCCTGACCTCGACGTCCGGCAGCGGCGGGCCGATGGTTCCGATCTCGGGGGCATCGATCGGGTTGACCGAGATCACCGGCGAGGTCTCGGTCAGGCCGTATCCCTCCAGAATCGGCAGCCCCATGCCGTGATACAGCGCACAGAGCTCCGGGGAGAGGCTGCCCCCGCCGCTGATGAGGAACGCTATCTCCCCGCCGAGCGCCTCCTTGACCTGGCTGAAGACGAGGCGATCCGCGAGCGCCTGCTTTCCTTTGAGAACGGGCCCCGGCGAGGGGGTTCGGTGATACGCCTTTCCGACCCCGACGGCCCACTCGAAGATCCGCCGTTTCACGCCCGATTCGCTCGCTTGCGAGCGGATCGCGTCGTAGATCTTCTCGTAGACCCGGGGTACGCTCGTGCCCGTCGTCGGACGCACGGCCTGAAAGTCCTCGCGCAGCGTGTCGGGGCTCTCGGCGTACGCCACCGACGCCCCGCTCGCGAACATCAGGAAGTGCCCGGCGAGGCGTTCGAGGACGTGCGCGAGCGGGAGGAAGGAGACGGTCCGGGTGTCGGCGTCGATGGCGGGGAGGCCCCCCTTGTCGGGGCGGGGACCGAAGCGCTTTCGACACTGGTTGACGTTCGCCCGGAGGTTCGCGTGGGTGAGTTCGACGCCCTTCGGCCGGCCCGTCGTCCCGGAGGTGTAGATCAGCGTCGCCAGATCGTCGGGATCGGTCGCGTCGATCCAGTCTTCATACTGCTCGCGGTCGAACCGCTCCGCGCCGCGGTCGTGGAGTTCCGCGAGCGTCAGGACGTTCGCCCGGTCGTCGTAGCCCTCGATCCGGTCCATCACGACGACGAACTCGAGGTCGAGGTCGTCCTCGACGGCCAGCACCCGTTCGAGGCGTTCCTCGTTTTCGACGACGACGCCGCTCGCACCGGGGTCCGAGAGGAGGAACTCGACCTGGTTCGGCGACGATCCGGCGTAGATGGTCGTGACGACCGCGCCCGCGGCGAGCAGACCGAAGTCCGCCTGGGCCCACTCCATGCGGGTGTCCGCGAAGATCCCCACGCGGTCGCCGCGCCCGACGCCGAGGTCGCGAAAGCCCGCCGCGAGGTTGCGGACGACCGACGCCATCTCGCCGTAGGTCAGCGTCGCGAACTCGCCGTCCGGCGCCCGCTCGACGACCGACGGGGTCAACGAGCGGTCGTAGACGCCGCCCTTGTACCGCTGGGCGACCCGCCCCTCGTTCCGGGCGACGCTCTCCTCGAACAGCCGGGCGAGCGTCGACTCGCCGATCACCGCGTCGGTGTACTCGCGTTCGGCCTCGCGCCAGTGCATGGCGTGTGGGTAGCCGACACAGCACGAAAAGTATGCCGGCAACGCGACACATCACTCGTGGCGTTTATCCGCCGGACGCCGCCCCGACGAGGGTCGGGACCTCTCGGAACGCGGACGTTACACCAGCGCGATGAGGACGAACAGCGTCCCGACCGAGACGAGCGTCGTCCCGAAGACGTTCAGCGAGGCGAACTCCCGGTCGCCCCCGAGTTCGCCCGCCGCGCGCAGCCCGGCCCCGACGAGCAGGAGCGCCAGCAGCGCCGCCAGCCGGAGGAAAAGCGCCATTCACCCCGCCTAACGCGCCGACGTCTTTTACCGTTCCGACTCCGCCGACGCGTCCAGATACCCCAGCACGCCCCGCGTGTTCAGGCGCTCCTCGGCGCGGGCCTTGCGCTCGCCCCAGACCTCCGCCATCTCCGTGGTCTCGACGAAGTGCTCGATCACCGCCTCGTCGTCCCCGAGTTCCGCGCGTTTCTCCTCGACGTCCGCGACCCAGTCGGTGAGCACCTCCCTGTAGGTGTCGAGCACCTCGTCGCTCGCGGGCGCGGGCCCGAAGTGGCCGAACAGGAGGGTGTCGGGATCGAGCGAGCGGATCGTCTCGACGTCGTCGAGACAGGCCTCGAGGTCGAAGTTCGCCGGCGGGGAGGTCTGTCGCACGGTTTCCAACTGCGGCACCCAGATGCCCGCGGCGTCGCCCGTCGCCACCACGGACGCATCGGGGTCGTAGTAGATCACCTGGTGGGGGGCGTGACCGGGGGCGTGATACACCTCCAGGCTCCTGTCCCCGAGGTCGATCGTGTCGCCGTCCGAAAGCTCGACGATCCGCTCCTCGGGAACGGGTTTCGGCTCGGCGTAGTACTCCCACTGGTCCTCGACGGCCGCTTTCGTCCCCGCGATCAGGCGCTCGGGATCGACGAGGTGGCGCGCACCGATCTCGTGAACGTGGACCTCGGCGTTCGGACACTCGGCGGCGAGGTAGCCCGCCCCGCCGGCGTGATCCAGGTGGACGTGGGTCGGCGCGATGACCGCGAGGTCCTCGGGGGCGATGCCGATATCATCCATCGCCTCCAGGACGAACTCGTAGTTCGTGCCGATCCCGGTGTCTATCAGGGCGGGGCGCTCCGCGTCGACGACGTAGACCGCGCCGTAGCGCTCGGTGTCGTACATACCGGTGTCGAGGTAGTAGTACTCGGGGCAGCCGT contains the following coding sequences:
- a CDS encoding long-chain fatty acid--CoA ligase — its product is MHWREAEREYTDAVIGESTLARLFEESVARNEGRVAQRYKGGVYDRSLTPSVVERAPDGEFATLTYGEMASVVRNLAAGFRDLGVGRGDRVGIFADTRMEWAQADFGLLAAGAVVTTIYAGSSPNQVEFLLSDPGASGVVVENEERLERVLAVEDDLDLEFVVVMDRIEGYDDRANVLTLAELHDRGAERFDREQYEDWIDATDPDDLATLIYTSGTTGRPKGVELTHANLRANVNQCRKRFGPRPDKGGLPAIDADTRTVSFLPLAHVLERLAGHFLMFASGASVAYAESPDTLREDFQAVRPTTGTSVPRVYEKIYDAIRSQASESGVKRRIFEWAVGVGKAYHRTPSPGPVLKGKQALADRLVFSQVKEALGGEIAFLISGGGSLSPELCALYHGMGLPILEGYGLTETSPVISVNPIDAPEIGTIGPPLPDVEVRVDESVVGERQRREADGEVGELLVRGPNVTRGYWKNEAATAESFTDAPTSEASGESEGSSSGRWFRTGDIVEIRPDGYVVFRERAKQIIVLSTGKNVAPGPLEDAFAASELVEQCLVMGDGRKFVSALIVPSAEGVREWAAIEGISLPDSEREICRDDRVRRRIEREVERANEGFEPHERIKQFRLVPEEFTEDNGMLTPTMKKKRRTILERFADEVEAIYAE
- a CDS encoding MBL fold metallo-hydrolase gives rise to the protein MAIGDYYPVDGCPEYYYLDTGMYDTERYGAVYVVDAERPALIDTGIGTNYEFVLEAMDDIGIAPEDLAVIAPTHVHLDHAGGAGYLAAECPNAEVHVHEIGARHLVDPERLIAGTKAAVEDQWEYYAEPKPVPEERIVELSDGDTIDLGDRSLEVYHAPGHAPHQVIYYDPDASVVATGDAAGIWVPQLETVRQTSPPANFDLEACLDDVETIRSLDPDTLLFGHFGPAPASDEVLDTYREVLTDWVADVEEKRAELGDDEAVIEHFVETTEMAEVWGERKARAEERLNTRGVLGYLDASAESER